The Thermoclostridium stercorarium subsp. stercorarium DSM 8532 genome contains a region encoding:
- the prfA gene encoding peptide chain release factor 1: protein MFDKLEAIENKYEELNIKIADPAVISDPELYAKLMKEHSELSEIVEKYREYKKYKKNLQDAKKMLEEKPDKELRDMIMAEIEEAEAGIERTTRELKILMMPKDPNDEKNVIIEIRGGAGGEEAALFSADLYRMFTRYAERKNWTYEIIDANETELGGFKEIIFSIEGKGAYSRLKYESGVHRVQRVPTTESSGRIHTSTVTVAVLPEVDDVPEVQINPSDIRVDTFRASGAGGQHVNKTSSAIRITHIPTGIVVTCQDERSQHRNREKAMRVLKAKLYELAQSKINNEIAENRRMQVGTGDRSERIRTYNFPQGRVTDHRIGLTLYKLDQILDGDLDELIDALITEDQARKIASQE, encoded by the coding sequence ATGTTTGATAAGCTTGAGGCGATTGAGAATAAATACGAAGAGCTTAACATAAAAATAGCCGATCCTGCGGTTATTTCCGACCCGGAGCTTTATGCAAAGCTGATGAAGGAACATTCGGAGCTTTCTGAAATTGTGGAAAAGTACCGCGAATATAAAAAGTACAAGAAAAATTTGCAGGATGCCAAAAAAATGCTTGAAGAAAAACCCGACAAAGAGCTCCGCGACATGATTATGGCAGAAATAGAGGAAGCGGAAGCAGGAATCGAAAGAACCACAAGGGAACTTAAAATTTTGATGATGCCGAAAGATCCCAATGACGAGAAGAACGTTATCATTGAAATACGCGGCGGCGCAGGCGGAGAAGAAGCTGCGCTGTTTTCGGCGGATCTTTACCGCATGTTCACAAGGTATGCCGAAAGGAAAAACTGGACTTACGAAATTATTGATGCCAATGAAACAGAACTTGGCGGATTCAAGGAAATCATTTTCTCAATCGAAGGTAAGGGCGCTTACAGCAGGTTGAAATATGAAAGCGGGGTTCATCGGGTTCAGCGTGTTCCCACAACCGAGTCAAGCGGGCGAATTCACACTTCCACCGTCACCGTTGCGGTGTTGCCCGAAGTGGATGATGTTCCCGAAGTCCAGATTAACCCTTCGGATATCCGGGTGGATACGTTCAGGGCATCGGGGGCCGGCGGTCAGCATGTTAATAAAACATCCTCGGCAATACGCATAACCCATATTCCTACGGGTATTGTTGTTACCTGCCAGGATGAGAGATCCCAGCACAGAAACAGGGAAAAGGCAATGCGGGTGCTGAAAGCGAAACTGTATGAACTGGCCCAGTCAAAAATTAACAATGAAATTGCTGAAAACAGAAGGATGCAGGTAGGTACGGGTGACAGAAGCGAACGCATCCGCACATATAATTTCCCGCAGGGCAGAGTAACCGATCACCGCATAGGGCTGACCCTTTACAAGCTTGACCAGATTCTTGACGGTGATCTGGACGAATTAATCGACGCATTGATAACCGAGGATCAGGCCCGTAAAATTGCAAGCCAGGAATAA
- a CDS encoding YihY/virulence factor BrkB family protein, translating into MKELLKKTYDFGKNAYNIYSKAKVPFLAAQTSFYVILAFFPFVAFILTLIQETHLDDTLFIKALSNFLPSSTYVLTLQVLESAQAHKNLFISIGGAAASIWPFTKAVQSLIVSINTVYGMDEENLLKRIGFSLILTFAFIILIILSTILLLFGHYLGRIVFEYLGSPEAFIRIWDYLRYEFSVLVLLAIFMVLYKTVPRKKVKLGEIFPGAAVATILWLVLSSAFSFFMNRSFRFATIYGGIAGIILLIIWLYWAMHVILIGAVINVANSDKKRRGSFHKSSG; encoded by the coding sequence ATGAAAGAACTTCTGAAAAAAACATATGATTTCGGGAAGAATGCATACAATATATACAGCAAGGCGAAAGTACCTTTTTTAGCCGCCCAGACATCCTTTTACGTTATACTTGCCTTTTTCCCGTTTGTAGCTTTTATTCTGACATTAATTCAGGAAACCCACCTTGATGATACACTGTTTATTAAAGCTTTATCAAATTTTCTGCCGTCTTCGACATATGTGCTTACACTGCAGGTCTTGGAGAGTGCACAGGCACATAAAAACCTTTTTATATCCATAGGTGGTGCCGCAGCTTCAATATGGCCGTTTACAAAAGCCGTTCAGTCCCTGATTGTGAGTATTAACACAGTATACGGCATGGATGAAGAAAATCTTTTAAAAAGGATTGGTTTCTCGCTGATTCTTACCTTTGCTTTTATAATACTGATTATTCTTTCAACAATACTGCTTCTGTTCGGGCATTACCTGGGCAGAATAGTTTTTGAATACCTTGGTTCTCCCGAGGCTTTTATAAGGATATGGGATTACCTGCGCTATGAATTTTCGGTGTTGGTTTTGCTGGCCATTTTTATGGTTCTCTACAAAACCGTTCCTCGTAAAAAGGTGAAACTTGGAGAAATATTTCCCGGTGCGGCCGTAGCAACAATTTTATGGCTGGTTTTGTCCTCAGCCTTTTCGTTCTTTATGAACCGCTCTTTCAGGTTTGCCACAATATACGGCGGAATAGCCGGGATAATCCTCCTTATAATATGGCTTTACTGGGCAATGCATGTCATACTTATAGGGGCGGTTATAAATGTCGCAAATTCTGATAAAAAACGAAGGGGCAGTTTTCATAAATCTTCCGGATAA
- a CDS encoding bacteriohemerythrin, producing the protein MAIKWTPDLSVGVDFIDEQHKIWFEKVDQLFSAGQRGEGREYILKMFDFLDDYTKTHFRDEEQYMESINYPGLEEQKTAHNHFKEELARIRKEYIESGGNLVLLVKTNKMIVDWLVKHISHLDKKIGEFVAARKE; encoded by the coding sequence ATGGCAATTAAATGGACACCGGACCTTTCGGTAGGTGTGGACTTTATTGACGAACAACACAAAATCTGGTTTGAGAAGGTTGACCAGCTGTTTTCCGCAGGGCAAAGAGGCGAAGGCAGAGAATACATCCTTAAGATGTTCGACTTTCTTGACGATTACACGAAAACCCACTTCAGGGACGAAGAACAGTATATGGAAAGCATCAATTATCCGGGACTGGAAGAACAAAAAACGGCACATAATCATTTTAAGGAAGAACTTGCGCGTATTCGCAAGGAATACATCGAATCGGGCGGAAATCTCGTATTACTGGTCAAAACCAATAAAATGATTGTTGACTGGCTTGTAAAGCATATTTCTCATCTTGACAAAAAAATCGGGGAATTCGTCGCTGCCCGGAAGGAATAA
- a CDS encoding M28 family metallopeptidase, whose product MKKIEKILIALAVIFLFSACEGRNADNFIGLSEIDDLRQETSTKKEAESNSEACPSNTPIPSHTPNKKSLEALQMKPEEAIEKHLQALTKNGPRKWGTENEQLAANYIKERMEEYGYSVQIQVFPAYEYDIAAVNNADYFNLNPYNSEVIGEGRNVIAELHTRQNTDKYLILCAHYDTVSKELGIIDNTSGVLTLLELARQISESDLPYNLRFIFFSSEERFLIGSRYYVSNLSEDDLDKIIACINIDMVGYVNGQEVVIATPYFANDPRDPLAGIGNALTDEWQRIFPQMNTLVQYSASSDHYPFEVKGIPNMMITQKYFDYETVRKKDSDFENLSIDELVNTVNLLKEYIINLNIDNIYYSDTT is encoded by the coding sequence ATGAAAAAGATAGAAAAAATACTCATTGCGTTAGCCGTCATTTTTCTATTTTCTGCCTGTGAGGGAAGAAATGCAGATAATTTTATTGGTCTGTCGGAAATTGATGACTTAAGACAGGAAACGTCAACAAAAAAAGAAGCGGAAAGTAACAGTGAAGCATGCCCTTCCAATACTCCCATACCTTCTCATACACCTAATAAAAAAAGTCTGGAAGCCCTCCAAATGAAACCGGAAGAGGCAATTGAAAAGCATCTGCAGGCGCTTACAAAGAACGGGCCCCGGAAATGGGGAACTGAGAACGAACAGCTCGCGGCAAATTACATAAAAGAAAGAATGGAAGAATACGGATACTCCGTTCAAATCCAGGTATTCCCGGCCTATGAATACGATATAGCTGCTGTCAATAATGCTGATTATTTTAATCTCAATCCATACAACAGTGAAGTAATCGGAGAAGGACGCAATGTTATAGCGGAACTTCATACACGGCAGAATACGGATAAATATTTGATCCTATGCGCGCATTATGATACTGTATCCAAGGAGCTTGGCATTATAGACAATACTTCCGGTGTTCTTACCCTGCTTGAACTGGCCCGCCAAATTTCAGAAAGCGACCTGCCGTATAATCTGAGATTTATTTTCTTTAGTTCGGAAGAAAGGTTTTTGATAGGGTCCAGGTATTACGTTTCGAATTTGAGCGAAGATGATTTGGACAAAATCATAGCATGCATCAATATCGACATGGTAGGTTATGTTAACGGCCAGGAAGTGGTAATTGCCACACCCTATTTTGCAAATGATCCGCGTGATCCCTTAGCCGGCATAGGAAATGCCTTGACGGACGAATGGCAAAGAATATTCCCGCAGATGAATACCCTTGTTCAGTATAGCGCAAGCAGTGATCATTATCCTTTTGAGGTGAAAGGGATCCCAAATATGATGATCACCCAGAAATATTTCGATTATGAAACCGTCAGAAAGAAAGATTCTGATTTTGAAAATTTGTCAATAGATGAATTGGTGAATACGGTGAATCTTTTAAAAGAGTACATAATTAACCTGAATATTGATAATATTTATTATTCTGATACCACTTAA
- a CDS encoding IS30-like element ISCth3 family transposase: protein MAVQYKSTTTEHKFKHLSVYERGQIAALLKEGKSQRYIANKLGRSPSTISREIKRGTTMQMRTDLSTYKVYFPETGQAVYEKNRMNCGAKRKLAQVEDFLKFAEDKILREKWSPDAVVGLCRRDPKWQNSTIVCTKTLYNYIDLGLIKVRNIDLNLKLRLKSKIKRIRQNKRVVGKSIDQRPEEVQSRQTFGHWEIDTVTGKKSNDSVILTLTERKTRYELLFLLDAKDSNTVNEALSELKNCYGKDVSNVFRTITADNGSEFSRLSEMLQGLGIEAYFTHPYSSWERGTNERHNGLIRRFIPKGKAIKDFSEETIKRIQQWLNSLPRRILGYKTPEECFNEEIHNLVNKNISAIV from the coding sequence ATGGCTGTACAATATAAGTCTACCACAACTGAGCATAAGTTTAAACACTTAAGTGTTTATGAAAGAGGGCAGATTGCAGCTCTTTTAAAAGAAGGAAAGAGTCAACGTTATATTGCTAATAAACTAGGTCGCTCGCCAAGTACAATTAGCCGTGAAATTAAAAGAGGGACAACAATGCAGATGAGAACTGATTTATCGACATACAAAGTATATTTTCCTGAAACAGGGCAGGCAGTTTATGAGAAAAATCGTATGAATTGCGGAGCAAAGCGTAAATTGGCTCAAGTTGAAGATTTTCTTAAGTTTGCAGAAGATAAGATACTACGCGAAAAATGGTCTCCAGATGCAGTTGTTGGTTTATGTAGGAGAGACCCCAAGTGGCAAAATTCTACTATTGTATGTACCAAAACACTGTATAATTATATAGACCTGGGACTCATAAAAGTACGAAATATAGATTTAAATCTTAAACTACGTTTAAAATCTAAAATAAAAAGGATACGTCAAAACAAACGGGTTGTAGGGAAAAGCATTGATCAAAGGCCGGAAGAAGTACAATCACGTCAAACCTTTGGGCATTGGGAAATTGATACGGTAACAGGCAAAAAGTCTAACGATTCAGTAATTTTAACCTTAACTGAACGAAAAACCCGCTACGAGTTATTGTTTCTTTTGGACGCAAAAGACAGTAATACTGTTAACGAGGCACTTTCAGAACTTAAGAATTGTTATGGTAAGGATGTTTCAAATGTATTTCGCACTATAACGGCAGACAATGGTTCTGAATTTAGTAGACTATCCGAAATGTTACAAGGGCTAGGAATTGAAGCTTATTTCACTCATCCTTATTCCTCATGGGAGAGAGGAACTAATGAACGTCATAATGGACTTATTAGGCGTTTTATTCCTAAAGGAAAGGCTATAAAAGATTTTTCTGAAGAAACGATAAAACGGATACAACAATGGTTAAACAGCCTTCCACGAAGGATATTAGGTTACAAAACACCTGAAGAATGTTTTAATGAAGAGATACATAACCTGGTAAACAAAAATATATCAGCAATAGTCTGA
- a CDS encoding MFS transporter → MNQEITIYGNYYSPYLTESFGLDSAKIRLIFSILGIIQLILTPVAGIVVDRYNYGFINGLILGNVLSGAFLLVFALTHLPFVAVLTMIISSGLGVFHSIGYDVMMAMISENRFRATIYSGMMAVWNGMFIIGLMPPPVYNLNPLLTQNLLKTKNYVFSL, encoded by the coding sequence ATAAATCAAGAAATTACAATATATGGGAATTACTATTCTCCATATCTGACAGAAAGTTTTGGACTTGATAGTGCAAAAATAAGGCTAATATTTAGCATATTAGGAATAATTCAACTGATTCTTACACCAGTAGCGGGGATAGTTGTGGATAGATACAACTATGGATTTATAAATGGCCTTATTTTAGGAAATGTTCTGTCAGGAGCTTTCTTGTTAGTTTTTGCGCTTACCCATTTGCCATTTGTTGCAGTTCTGACAATGATAATATCTTCAGGATTAGGAGTTTTTCATTCAATTGGATACGATGTGATGATGGCAATGATTTCGGAGAATAGATTTAGAGCCACTATTTACAGTGGAATGATGGCTGTGTGGAATGGAATGTTCATCATAGGGTTGATGCCACCGCCGGTGTATAATTTAAATCCGCTATTGACACAAAATTTATTGAAAACGAAAAATTACGTTTTTTCTTTATAG
- a CDS encoding metallopeptidase TldD-related protein, which produces MESDGGSKMFTLPKAAVWEPDPGDIYVERGLLDTQGLLAAVETVANYSVDAVLSFYHEERTIETDGFVKHQRMGFYVLQFQENSRFYIYADYVPEKLKELCIFHMLPHRVVFPNNLPILLSPNVVGHIFHEWVHLLELDFLGYETALSIKNLPIFGECVDLQIFEDPKAETIGFNAFNDDARITRQIPIVEQGRIVGFIDSSAYPCHYLGCGYLGYNNSAFPIPRTTNLVIQARPIVYESERALVITELDLELLNKDPVSTRIRIKNCEGVYIERGMPIYRVNWKVGIETTVQELVCSMIFLNSSNIHLTVVGGICVKNGIAVRSAQSAPPVLLDGLLGKSLLPR; this is translated from the coding sequence GTGGAGAGTGATGGCGGTTCTAAGATGTTCACACTTCCTAAGGCTGCTGTATGGGAACCAGATCCTGGAGATATATATGTTGAGAGAGGGCTTCTTGATACACAAGGCTTGCTTGCTGCTGTGGAAACAGTAGCAAACTATTCTGTCGATGCAGTACTTTCTTTTTATCATGAAGAAAGGACAATAGAAACAGATGGTTTTGTCAAGCACCAGCGTATGGGATTTTATGTATTACAATTTCAGGAGAATTCTAGATTTTATATATATGCGGACTATGTTCCAGAAAAGTTGAAAGAACTGTGTATTTTTCACATGTTGCCTCACCGGGTAGTTTTTCCAAACAATTTACCTATCCTCCTAAGTCCTAATGTTGTTGGTCACATCTTCCATGAATGGGTTCATTTATTAGAACTTGACTTTTTAGGTTATGAAACTGCGTTGAGTATCAAAAATCTTCCGATTTTTGGTGAGTGTGTCGATCTACAAATCTTCGAGGATCCAAAGGCAGAGACCATTGGATTCAATGCTTTCAATGACGATGCCCGAATTACAAGGCAGATCCCTATTGTAGAACAAGGCAGAATAGTGGGGTTTATAGATAGTTCTGCATACCCATGTCATTATCTTGGATGTGGATATCTTGGGTACAATAATAGTGCTTTCCCTATTCCACGCACAACCAACCTAGTAATTCAAGCTAGGCCAATAGTATATGAGAGTGAGAGGGCATTAGTGATCACTGAACTTGATCTGGAGCTTTTAAATAAGGATCCTGTTTCTACTCGGATTCGGATTAAGAATTGCGAAGGTGTTTATATAGAACGTGGGATGCCTATATATAGGGTAAATTGGAAAGTTGGAATTGAAACAACAGTTCAAGAGTTAGTATGTAGTATGATCTTTCTGAATTCTTCGAACATTCACCTTACCGTAGTTGGTGGAATTTGTGTCAAAAATGGTATTGCAGTACGTTCTGCTCAAAGTGCCCCACCAGTACTACTTGATGGGTTATTAGGAAAGAGTTTACTGCCAAGGTAA
- a CDS encoding radical SAM/SPASM domain-containing protein has protein sequence MKQIVVPDRPYHLSWDLTTACHLHCNFCYNTERKSHPTETRDLIETILDNVVELKPLHLGIGGGDPFLSPYISWILQQLAERMGDEMPIITIDTMMVNQREDVVQQVWRLNKDLGDNRIQFYLSIHGSPEIHDKIVGYKGHFKEQIEGIKLLKRYGINFSLGIVPTNFNQLDTVLILALYLGAGLLNLSQFVPIGKGAKAYEQNLSSEQYKWLLDWIMTRNTQLGCRYIVTHEHWIAAVDRELLMNSLFIGCSAGIYYFGVRSNGDIVPCQLNSYVLGNVCNTRLTEIWRNHPVLRRWREREVEGRCIDCPLVFKCGGCRCNAVAYSGNFLGEDPLCPFSPEELIRAINLNQASKKITTERTDAYLSEINIRNDTRIVKLVTLATWQGDSLIIRNEARNTFVELTGDASTIYCLIPSQCGIALNDLRLAFKKQTGRELPLVELRALISSGVLGCVIE, from the coding sequence ATGAAACAGATTGTTGTACCCGATAGACCTTACCACTTGTCTTGGGATCTTACTACAGCATGTCATCTCCATTGTAACTTTTGCTACAACACTGAAAGAAAATCACATCCAACCGAAACACGAGATCTAATTGAAACAATACTTGACAATGTAGTAGAATTGAAACCACTACATCTAGGCATTGGAGGAGGCGATCCATTTTTAAGTCCGTACATTAGCTGGATATTGCAGCAGTTAGCGGAACGAATGGGGGATGAAATGCCGATTATTACAATTGATACTATGATGGTAAACCAACGTGAAGATGTGGTACAACAGGTCTGGCGACTCAACAAGGACCTTGGAGATAATAGGATACAGTTCTATCTAAGCATCCACGGGAGCCCTGAAATTCATGACAAAATTGTCGGATACAAAGGGCACTTTAAGGAACAAATTGAAGGCATCAAATTGTTAAAGCGATATGGGATTAACTTCAGCTTGGGTATTGTACCGACAAACTTTAATCAGCTTGACACAGTACTTATATTGGCTTTGTACTTGGGGGCTGGATTACTAAACCTTTCCCAATTTGTTCCTATTGGCAAAGGTGCAAAGGCATATGAGCAAAATCTGAGCTCCGAACAATATAAATGGCTTCTGGATTGGATTATGACACGTAATACCCAATTAGGCTGCCGATATATAGTGACTCATGAGCACTGGATAGCAGCTGTTGATCGGGAACTGCTTATGAATAGTCTTTTTATTGGTTGCAGCGCGGGGATTTACTATTTTGGAGTACGTAGTAATGGTGATATTGTTCCTTGCCAGCTTAACTCGTATGTGCTCGGCAATGTGTGCAACACAAGATTAACCGAAATATGGCGAAATCATCCTGTGTTACGACGATGGAGAGAACGAGAGGTTGAGGGAAGATGTATAGATTGTCCATTGGTTTTCAAATGCGGGGGTTGTCGTTGTAATGCTGTAGCATATAGTGGAAACTTTTTAGGGGAAGATCCACTTTGTCCTTTTTCACCAGAAGAATTAATCAGAGCAATTAACTTGAATCAAGCAAGCAAAAAAATAACTACTGAAAGGACTGATGCCTATTTGTCAGAAATAAACATTAGAAATGACACAAGAATTGTAAAACTCGTTACACTTGCAACGTGGCAAGGAGATTCTTTGATTATCCGTAATGAGGCACGAAATACTTTCGTGGAGCTCACAGGTGATGCATCAACTATCTATTGTTTAATTCCATCCCAATGTGGGATTGCCTTGAATGACCTCAGGTTAGCTTTCAAGAAACAAACAGGAAGAGAACTCCCTCTAGTGGAACTTAGGGCATTAATTAGTTCGGGTGTTTTAGGATGTGTTATCGAATAG
- a CDS encoding MFS transporter, whose product MTEHSTNGKILYTYYIRCYIIAVCLIEFFAFKILDPYYIQFMTTEKGLELTPTQFGFFVSLASAVTSAIDYLTGAFADRLGRRLSWGLAMFCYGAGMLWLSSISAFGPALVTAVLMGISYAFTSGTREAWLYDSVGQEGTRKAFGKLYLYSIPFTAIGMVVAYILGGLGSLRIPIALTGVIIIADGLFIMTFPENYGNYRRRGWLEILKTGFYQFLESRVLWITAVQSFFFTLPIWITTAWWITYMVEQFGVDLKETAFAFGVTSLAAAVTGFYICKIKITDYRKLILWPTLLSALAFLLMPLVHVPWAFVALVIVAIASSYLRGSGITLLENEQISVERATALSFLNTLRSAFWAVAPLLWGTLISALGLKVTFFFAGVASLISLFLLKLALVLRGEDS is encoded by the coding sequence ATGACTGAACATTCAACTAATGGAAAAATACTCTATACCTACTACATTCGCTGTTATATTATTGCTGTATGCCTTATAGAGTTTTTTGCTTTTAAAATTCTTGATCCTTACTATATTCAATTTATGACTACAGAAAAGGGACTCGAGTTAACACCTACCCAATTTGGATTTTTTGTATCACTTGCCTCAGCAGTGACATCTGCTATCGATTACCTGACTGGAGCTTTTGCAGACCGGCTGGGCCGTAGGCTCTCTTGGGGATTGGCAATGTTTTGCTATGGTGCAGGAATGTTATGGCTCAGCTCGATTTCTGCCTTTGGTCCTGCACTTGTTACAGCTGTATTAATGGGAATTTCCTATGCTTTTACGAGCGGTACACGGGAAGCATGGCTCTATGATAGTGTTGGACAAGAAGGGACAAGGAAAGCTTTTGGTAAGCTTTACCTTTACTCTATTCCATTTACTGCAATAGGAATGGTGGTAGCATATATTCTGGGAGGCCTTGGCAGCTTGCGTATTCCAATTGCTTTGACTGGTGTTATCATTATAGCCGATGGCTTGTTTATCATGACCTTTCCTGAGAACTATGGGAATTACCGCCGCCGAGGGTGGTTGGAAATACTCAAAACGGGATTTTATCAGTTTTTAGAAAGTCGTGTTCTATGGATTACAGCAGTTCAGAGTTTTTTCTTTACACTTCCCATTTGGATCACAACTGCCTGGTGGATTACTTACATGGTGGAACAGTTTGGGGTTGACCTGAAAGAGACGGCTTTTGCTTTTGGTGTTACTTCATTGGCTGCAGCAGTGACAGGTTTTTATATTTGCAAGATAAAAATCACCGATTACCGGAAACTAATTCTTTGGCCAACACTATTATCAGCACTTGCCTTTTTATTAATGCCGTTAGTTCATGTGCCTTGGGCTTTTGTGGCCTTAGTTATTGTTGCGATTGCTTCCAGTTATTTGAGGGGGAGTGGTATTACCCTTTTAGAAAATGAACAGATCAGCGTCGAACGGGCAACAGCACTATCTTTTTTGAATACTCTTCGTAGTGCTTTCTGGGCAGTAGCTCCTCTCTTATGGGGGACTCTTATCTCAGCTTTGGGGCTTAAAGTCACGTTCTTTTTTGCAGGAGTAGCTTCGCTGATTTCCTTGTTTTTGTTAAAACTTGCGTTAGTGCTAAGAGGTGAAGATTCATGA
- a CDS encoding radical SAM/SPASM domain-containing protein, whose translation MEITTICNLACRTCYNVSTKPQIMTVEQFSRILADARQLVECLEMDGLWLTISGGEPLTNNWIWDMLQLAQGPDIKGIAIITNGTLINQETAKLMESLGISEVMISLDGASAQTHDAIRGQGSFARTMRGVEILIKYCSNIFLGCTMTLTTLNMDNTEDYVDLAFQMGFNYVWINPPIYCGCIVQSELDISYEEHLRIMKLVRELDTRYFRQAFAVYYNVPYYPLTDPISPYLDLSTACPWGRTNLTITADGSVLPCLYSRDLCLGNIFEQSLIVLYHSSVLEGVRNGSLLAEPCRSCLYREFCGGCRARTYYLTEDWFAADPWCPLVRGLTEEQIRVFPSNLPKEKVGGY comes from the coding sequence ATAGAGATTACCACTATTTGTAATCTTGCTTGTCGAACGTGCTACAATGTATCGACTAAGCCACAAATTATGACAGTGGAGCAATTTAGTCGTATTTTAGCAGATGCTCGGCAACTTGTGGAGTGTTTAGAGATGGATGGACTTTGGCTGACAATTTCTGGGGGAGAACCATTGACAAATAACTGGATATGGGACATGCTTCAGTTGGCTCAAGGGCCGGATATTAAAGGTATCGCAATTATCACTAATGGTACACTTATTAACCAAGAAACAGCAAAGCTTATGGAATCTTTAGGTATCTCTGAGGTCATGATATCCCTAGATGGAGCTAGTGCACAAACCCACGATGCTATCAGAGGACAAGGTTCGTTCGCCAGGACCATGAGAGGCGTAGAGATACTAATAAAATACTGTTCTAATATATTTCTTGGATGTACCATGACTCTTACTACATTAAATATGGACAATACTGAGGATTATGTTGATTTAGCTTTTCAAATGGGATTTAATTATGTGTGGATTAACCCTCCGATTTATTGTGGATGTATAGTACAATCAGAGCTTGATATCTCTTACGAAGAGCATTTACGAATTATGAAGCTTGTTAGAGAACTCGATACCAGGTATTTTAGACAGGCTTTTGCAGTATATTATAATGTCCCGTATTACCCTCTTACTGACCCCATCTCTCCCTATTTGGATCTGAGCACAGCTTGTCCTTGGGGGCGTACTAACCTAACTATTACTGCCGATGGCTCAGTCCTTCCCTGTTTATACAGTCGAGATTTGTGTTTAGGAAATATTTTTGAGCAATCTCTAATCGTTCTTTATCACTCATCTGTGCTGGAAGGAGTTCGTAACGGATCGTTACTTGCTGAACCGTGCCGTTCTTGTTTGTACCGCGAATTCTGCGGGGGGTGCCGTGCTAGAACGTACTATCTTACTGAAGACTGGTTTGCTGCGGATCCCTGGTGTCCCCTTGTCAGGGGTTTGACTGAGGAGCAAATTAGAGTTTTTCCATCCAATTTACCAAAGGAAAAGGTAGGAGGATATTGA
- a CDS encoding rhodanese-like domain-containing protein, whose product MQIEMVTKEELLTMLNNLDVIVLNVLPRDWYEQAHIKGSISIPLEELPNHLNCLSKDKLIITYCASYECTSCIEAAELLANYGFNVKVYRGGTKEWIEAGLPWESST is encoded by the coding sequence ATGCAAATTGAAATGGTAACAAAAGAAGAGTTATTGACTATGCTAAATAACCTTGACGTTATTGTATTAAACGTTCTTCCTCGCGATTGGTATGAGCAGGCTCACATTAAGGGTTCGATATCAATCCCCTTGGAGGAGTTGCCAAACCATTTAAACTGTTTGTCTAAAGATAAACTTATTATTACGTATTGTGCAAGCTACGAATGTACATCTTGTATCGAGGCAGCGGAATTGTTGGCTAACTATGGATTTAATGTAAAAGTTTACAGAGGAGGTACTAAGGAATGGATAGAAGCGGGTCTTCCGTGGGAAAGCAGCACATAA